CAGATATGCAGTATTTAACATGTTGACCACACCATTGCACATTAAATATAGCTGTTGTACAATATTTCCTCAAACTCTGAATTGTGGTTCTTACAATACTGCAAGTATGTAGCCCCCTAAAAGCCTTTTCTGGTAGCCAATTGTGCTCAAATGCTCCGCTGGTTCATGAAATGAAGACTTCTATGAAGTCAATCAATGCTTTTAACAGGGTCATTCATAGTGTCAAGGTTTGACTTTCAGACAAACACTGGTCATGCTTAGGCATTGAATTTGTTTTAGGTGTATAATCCTCAGGGTGGAAATGTGGATCAAATTAGCCATTCTGATTAAGCAAGATTAACTTCTcaaaacatttatattttggtAATTAGCCTAACAGGGTGGGTAGAAATTGAACTTCGCACCATTGTTTTCCCACCAAATAAATGGACACTTCCGGAATGTGTCATTGTAGGAAGGGGTTTTCTTAAGTGGAGAATTACGACAGACGGGGGGAATTTGATGGCTTATATTTCTTGGAAGTTGACAACACCCGGGGACATGGCAAAACAAACATCTACTGAAAGGGAGTTATGGATTTAAGGTACAGGATACCTGGCCTTTTTGGGATCCACATTTTACACCAAGATTTTCCCTGAGGACAGAAAAAGCACCATAGGAATGACCCAATTAATGAAGTTGGCTTGTTTTTACAGTAATGTAAACCACAATACTTAGGGTTTGTATTTTACCTCCATATGGCAATATGATGTAATTGAGCCCCTTGAATCTTAATTTGAGCATGACAGTATAAAACTACACTGAAGGTTGTTGGTTCCATTTACATCTGTTAGtgtgcatttctcctttgcaaagacctgattacacaggtgtaccttgtggaCAAAgcccactttaaaatgtgcagtccAAGATAAGGGAGTGtgcaatgtccaccagagatgcGAATGTTAATTTCTAAACCATAAGCTGCCTCAGTTTTAGAATTTGGTATTACGCATAACACGTTGAGTTTGGTATTACGCATAACACGTTGAGTTTCGCATAGCTTTTCTTTTTCCAGATATAAATGCTTTGATTTATGCCTGAAAAAAGAATAGCTCTTTACAAAATACCTTACCAAACAACCATCCCATGAACAGAAGACACCAACAGTTGAgtatcatttacatttttttattaaatcggtcAGGCGTTTAGACGGTCTCTTGGATGGGGGGCTCGTAGCCGTCGGCCCTATCCACCTTAGCCCCAGTGTCATCCCCAGAGGGCTTGGCTGTACTGCTGCCACCACCCTCACCGTGGAGCTCCATCAGTTTGCCCACTGGAAGGAGAGAAGAATAACATAAGCACAACACCAGAGTACAACTCAACAGGCTGTTAGACACATTGGATAATGTAGTATcctaggctgcgtttacacaatCCAAATCTGATCTTTTTGACAATTAATTGGCCAAAAGATAAGAATTTGGCTGCCTGTGAATGCAGCCATATCGGCATATGTTAAGATAGAATTACGTCGTATGGAACCGCTGCCAGATGCTGGGGAGGGGACCTTAGTGGTCATGATTAAAACAAGCTCAGGCAAAGGTGACCTTCAATAACCTTGGTTGTTTTTTAATGCATGGTAAGTTTGACAAAGATCCTGAATAGGCCTTCTTTCACACCATCAATTGTCTAGTATTGTGCCATCTGTCGGAGCCATGATCACGCCAAGAAACCACCATTCTGGGTCCTTGGCGTAGACATAACCCTTTCACTCTCCGCCCCTTATGACACAGGCTCGACACATTGTCGGACTGCAAAGCCTCAAGGGGCAGGATAGGTTTGAGGTTCAGGGTGACTTACACTCAAACTTGGGTTTCTTCAGCATCTTAACCTTCCTGACGTAGACGTCGTGGAGTGGGTAGATTGACTGGCAGGCCTTCTCAATGTCCTTGCCAACGGAGTCAGGGATCCTAGAGGACAAAGGGAAAAGTGAATCAGTAAGAGGGAACCTGCCTTGGCTACTGAAAATGACCAGCTAAGAGAACTAGTTAAATTACTGGCTGCCTTCATTGAATGCCATTCAACTTACTCAGACATCAAAACTTAACTGTACACAATTAAAAATGCAGGAAAAGTGTTCGACACAGCCAACAATTTTGTTTAAATAAATGTGCTTATTCTAACAGCCAAATAATATGCATGCCCATATATGCACTCCATGTTGCATTTCACATGGACCACATCTTCCCAGAGTGCAGAACATTCTATTGAACCAGCAACAGAACGGCGAACGTCCTTACAGCTTGTTGACGACTTCCTTCAGGTCGTTGGTCTGGACCTCACGGGTCATGATCTCCATCATCTTCTTCCTGATCTGACGGACCTGCTGGTGCTGGGCGTACGACGTCTTCCTGATCTGGTTGGTGCGCTTCTTGGTGAAGCCGACGCAGAACAGACGCAGGAGGTAGCCGTCAGTGGTCTTCACGTCCACATGGGCCTCAATCATGGTCTGGCGGGGAGACAGGATGGAGGTTAATGAATAGTTTTGGGTACATTGGCCCCAACACGTGATCATTAACATTACAGGGAAGAGGTTAATTTATAGTATTGAGATTACCCATAATGGTACATCACTTTTGAAGGTGGTGCGACAGTATTAGGATACAATGTTGAAATAGTGGTTTTACATTCCACGTGTGCTGAGAAAACTATGAGGGAAAGGCGGCGCCTTTCAGCATAAAGTTGCAATGACACTTTTTGGGCGACATGACCAATTTCATACACAAATGTGAGTTATAGCTCTGTCATTCTCAATGAAAGGAAGTATGCTTCCTGATCTTAAGTTTTGCATCTTTTACagaccagcttcaaacagctaaaAACACAAAATGTTTAGTTATAGAAAATATTACATCGGTTTAACGATTCTCTAAACAATGACTGGTTGTTTTatcaaactgaaattaggcaaattaAATGGCGGTGTGATTCCTGCTTATTGCACCTTTAATGACAGGATGACCAATTCCCATACATTTTGTACTGTAATTATAAACACATCAAAAACACAATATCTCCACAAATCCAGCTGTGTGTGACATCCACCTGTAGGATTCCTCACCTGCCACTTCTTGACCATGGAGCACATCTTGTCACGGGTCAGGTCCATGCCGTGGAAGTTTGTCAGGCAGTTCTTGCCCTGCACGTCTTCTGAGATCAGCTTGAACTTGCGGAAGGCCACCTCATCATTCTGCAGGTCAGCGAGGCTCACCTCGAACACACGTCCCTTCAGACCATCAGAGGCGATTCCTAGTAGAACAGATTAGTTGATGTGATACGCGGTGAGGCGAATGGAGGCCAAGGCCAGGAACATCAGATCTCTTTACCAGTAGTCAGTTGCAATCATTGGGCCGAAACAATGTCACCATGCATTCCCATTGTGTTAAGTACGGTACAAACAAAACAAAGACAAGACTGACAAGTTGAAACCATTTTAAAAAGGGAAGACTAAAAAAGGACATTACTGACCAACAAACCCATATTTAAACGTAGTTTAAAGACAACTTCAGGACTCTTATTAGTTGGGACTCCGAGTTGTGCATCTTTCGTGTGTTGATGGAAAATAACCCTACCACCATAGTTGGCTTCGACAAAAAAAAACACTCAACAAAAGCACATGTATTATCTCTAGGAACTCCACTTACCAAGACGTAGTGAAATGTGTACCTCACTATTAAATAAATGGTAGATTTTGGGGTAGGAAGTATTGCGTGAAGTGCGTGGTCTAATGGCAGACCGCTGTATAACTTGGCAGGAATATGGTGCGGTTCGGACAAAAGTTGGATACTGATGTTTATTTGATCGCGCGGGACACTTCACTTTGTCTGGTAAATTCCTAGAGATTATACATATGCTTTTGTTGACCGGAAACATTTTTGGCGAAGCCTGCTATACTGCAGTAGGGTTATTAGCCGTCGCCACCCACCAGAACGATGCACAACTCGGGAGTCCAACCAATATACAGACTCCCAAAGTTGTCCCAAAGCTAGTTGAATTAGGCTACCTAACTAGTTACAGTACAAGGTCAGGAGTTCACATTTTAGTCACCTCACTTGAATCAACCCCTAGTTTCCAAACGGTGCTATAATTCCACAGAACCATGTGGCTCTGTCTGCAGTTATTTTGCTGCATGTTAGTCTTCATACTGGTAGCCATCACCACTGAACCATGTGTTGCTTCATTAATCGGCATCATCCGTTGGAGAAACAAACTTACTGGTTCCCTGAGTCCTGGACACCAAGGTCTTGCCAATGTTGCGGATGTTGAACATAGCGGGTGCCTTGACATCATACCAGTCCTTCTTGGAGAAAGGGTCGACACTGGGGATAGAGAAAGTtgttaaaaaacacacacatatacatacacaccatttgtaatgtctttattgtttttaaacttctgtatgtgtaatgtttactgttaattttaattgtttttcactttatatatttatctacctcacttgctttggcaatgttaacacatgtttcccataccaataaagcccttgaattgaaagtAGTGTGgtcaatatcagttctgttaatCGGTTTTGATGACACAGgcctatgtagctagctaaagaAACTAAGGTTGCAGTCTAGTTTACGCGAAACCAACCAAAGGGCTAACGTTAACTTGTTATTGTCAAATGCTGTTAATGGTATGAACTCAACTTCCAGTACAATCTAACGTGGAAATTCAACAGGCACCTGGCTAATCAATAAAACATGACTGATAGCTAGCTGGTTACTAATGTAAGGCCCAGCTAACTGGCTAAATTATCTTATCTGACAAATTATAATTTTCTCGCTAAAGACGGAAGGGTTGGCACCACGCACATGTAGCCCTGGCTGGCTTGGCCACAATACTTTAATTCTGTTTGACCACATTTCGTAAAAAAATACTTCGTCTAGCTAACGTTGTCCACGTTATGTTCATGGATGACAGTCTGCCATCCTGCTAGCCACCATAGTTACAGGGATGATCTAGTTAGGTAGCTTAGCTTGTTAAGACCGCCTGTAATCTTGCGACATCGGCTGTGTGTGCATTTCGGCATATTTATATAAAATTCTTTACGATATGCAGCCTGTGTTAAGACTTTGACAGTCTCTTACATAACAGTTCAGTGTCGCTTATGCACAAACTCATGAATACTGAATGCGCAGTGAGCCTCGCAGATTAGCAACAGTGACCGGTCGGAGTGCATCCAGTTAAAATCAACCTCATCTTTCACATTTTCAAACTGAAAGTCAATAACCTGAACTTAATAGTGTGTATTGCGTGATTTAACGGATGAATTGCGCTACTTACATCTTCTTTTTGGCACCTTTTTTGCCACCTTTGGTCAGCCTCTTATTCTTGCCGACTGCCATGTTGGCTACAGGGAGTGAAAGAGAAGGAAATAGGAATTATCGCGAGTGTTAAAGACAGAGCTGAGATTCCTCACATCTCGCGACTCGCGATATGTTGAGACCAAGACAAGCACGTTGTCGTTCACTACTGGCCTAGCGTGACATCACAGTCCTTTATTTGATACGTTATAACAACATTTAATAAACTCAGGAAGTGTTTGCTACATTGTAAGATATAGTATTGTTATGCTACAATATTGATATTTCTATCCTGATTCTACTGTATCCACTACAATAGCTGCTTCTTCTGCAAAAGCTAATACGCATCCAAATAAACAATTCATGTTAAACACACCCACTTTGACATTTAGCTCAGTTCAAACGCTCACATGAATGATTGACATTCAGTCTGACACATatattgtgttgtgtgtctgaaattctgtaaataaatacataatCCAGAATGAAtgaatatgtttttatttatttatttcacctttatttaaccaggtaggctagttgagaacaaattgtcatttgcaactgcgacctggccaagataaagcatagcaattcgacacatacaacaacacagagttacacatggaataaaaaaacatacagtcaataatacagtagaacaaaagaaaacaaaaagtctatatacagtgagtgcaaatgaggtaagttaaggaaattaataggccatggtggcgaagtaattacaatatagcaattaaacactggaatggtagatcggcagaagatgaatgtgcaggtagagatactggggtgcaaaggagcaaaataaataaataaataccagtatgggaatgaggtaggtagatagatgggctgtttacagataggctatgtacaggtgcagtgatctgtaaactgctctgacagctggtgcttaaagctagtgagggagatgtgagtctccagcttcagagatttttgcaattcgttccagtcatgggcagcagagaactggaaggaaagacgaccaaaggaggaattggctttggggatgaccagtgagatatacctgctggagcgcgtgctacgagtgggtgctgctatggtgaccagtgagctgagataaggcggggctttacctagcagagacttgtaacctgtagccagtgggtttggcgacgagtatgaagcgagggccaaccaacgagagcgtacaggttgcaatggtgggtagtgtatggggctttggtgacaaaacggatggcactgtgatagactgcatccagtttgttgagtagagtgttggaggctattttatcgatgacatcaccgaagtcgaggatcggtaggatggtcagttttacgagggtatgtttggcagcatgagtgaaggatgctttgttgcgatataggaagccgattctagatttaattttggattggagat
This genomic stretch from Oncorhynchus keta strain PuntledgeMale-10-30-2019 chromosome 29, Oket_V2, whole genome shotgun sequence harbors:
- the LOC118363031 gene encoding 40S ribosomal protein S3a, whose protein sequence is MAVGKNKRLTKGGKKGAKKKIVDPFSKKDWYDVKAPAMFNIRNIGKTLVSRTQGTRIASDGLKGRVFEVSLADLQNDEVAFRKFKLISEDVQGKNCLTNFHGMDLTRDKMCSMVKKWQTMIEAHVDVKTTDGYLLRLFCVGFTKKRTNQIRKTSYAQHQQVRQIRKKMMEIMTREVQTNDLKEVVNKLIPDSVGKDIEKACQSIYPLHDVYVRKVKMLKKPKFELGKLMELHGEGGGSSTAKPSGDDTGAKVDRADGYEPPIQETV